In the Candida orthopsilosis Co 90-125, chromosome 7 draft sequence genome, aaatatttcacGAAGTAAATTTTTCGCTTGACAAAGAATCATTGATTAGGTAAGAATGTGAGGCATTCCTTAAAGATAGAGAAAACAAGTGTGCTACTACTAGATAAagacaacaacaccaatgTCTTTTTGTAATATAGCTGCGGTTGCTACGTATAGATCAATATGTGGACATGGAGCTATCTTTCATCAAGGGATCAACTACAAACATACAAAATAGTGTACTCTCCCTATGAAGCAGTTGTTAATCGTATTGTCGATTGAGTTTTAAGTTGAACTGCCTGTTTTTTTCACTGATATAATTTCCAGCTTCATCATCTGTACGTCCTCGTTTCTTATTGAACTTTCGGTCTTTGGAATTTTTGACCATGGCGCtaacttcttctttcacGTCTTTGTCGACATTTGCCACATCGGAATCATTCTTACTGTTTAGGTAAGCCTCTTTGTCTACTTTCAATTCCTTGATCTCTTTGTAGTACGAAGCTTCTGCTAATTTGTCTTGATCCTGAATACCAGTATTCATTTTTCTCTGTCGCCTCTCTTCCCAAGCTTCACATTCCTCTATTGTGTACTCCATGACTCTTTCACTATCACTAAGGCTCTTTCGCGAATCAGCTTCATGATGATGGGATGATTTTGCTTGAAGTGATGTGAGCTTTTGCCTTCTTGTCTCTTGAGCCACATCCGCCTTGTTGAGTTTAATTGCCTCCTGTCGTTTTTGCTTGAGTTGTGCGAATTTATCTAGAAGTGAAGAGAGGGTCTCTGTTGGGGTTGAGATCATTGTTTCAGCCATTGTAAATATATTGAAGAGTAGGGGCGAATGATGCTGTGGGAGTATTTGTGTCGCGCAGATTTGATTTTCTGATGCCCTTCAATCGATGTCGACTTCGTGGGGCACACAAATCAATAACCCACAATCCAATGAACCACAATACATTCTTAGGAAGCGAGACAGTGTCCCCTGAGCTTGTGGCAATGCAGCATAATTAAGAAGTGTTAAAAGAAGCAGGTTCGTTAATGATTCATAGCGTTGTAACTATATCATCTCACTAAAATAGTGGCATTTCTTAGCAAAGCTATTCTGTTGAAGTAATGAGCTTTGGTTCCATTCAGGGAGGTGGCTGTGAAAGgaaaataataaattaGCGCAACTTAGCCCACAATCTACACCAGCTTTTGATGATAGTTTCCGGAGATAAATAGTTTTCACTCTTTCTCGTAGGTAACAAATATCAAGTTGCACTAGAAACTCACATATCAGAAAGTCACTAAGAGGCTTTTCCGCTCTCGCAAATGCCTATTATATACTAATTACTGGTAACTGTGGCGGTTACCCCGTGTTGCTGATTGAAAAGATAACAAAGCACCTAAAGCCGAAATGCGGAACGACGATACGGATCGAGAATTTTTAGTGCCTCTCACACAATTCTGGGTTTATGGTGACCAAATTCGAGGGGCTTTAACTAAATTATACTGACTAGGGAGTAACTTGCTTTAGCTTGGAAATAGTTGAAGTGCCGtaccaatcaacaattcatatatatatatagagGTATATTCTCCCCGATTGTCTTTGAAATACATacatcaattgctttttgCTCACACAcacaatttcttcatcacaCCACTAGCCCGATTTATAATAACCATTGATCGCATAATGTCTACATCCAATACAGCTGAAAAAACCAAGGAACAAAAATTCCATGAATATATCTTAAACTTGCCTCAAGACAAAGTTGATGCAATTAAAGGAAAACCATTGGAGGTCTTGAAGGTAATTGACGACTATGGGGAACATTTTATGGACATTGGTCGTCAGAAGGGTGAATTGATCACTACCGAAATTAGAGAAAAGAAACCTAAAGTGATGATTGAATTAGGTGGATACTTGGGATACTCTGCAGTCTTGTTTGCCAATGAGTTGATCCAAGATCCCGAGGCCAAGTATTACAGTTTTGAAGTGAATCCAGAATTTGCTAAAATTGCTACTGATGTTATCCGTTTAGCTGGATTGTCCAAGAAGATCGAAATTATTGTGGGAAAAGCATCCTACACATTGGTTGACTTCAAAGAGAgactcaacaaaaatggcCTGTTTAAAGCATTGgatttcatcttcattgatCATTGGAAGGATTTGTATGTTCCTGATTTGAGAGAGTTAGAGTCGCTTAACTT is a window encoding:
- a CDS encoding catechol o-methyltransferase; this translates as MSTSNTAEKTKEQKFHEYILNLPQDKVDAIKGKPLEVLKVIDDYGEHFMDIGRQKGELITTEIREKKPKVMIELGGYLGYSAVLFANELIQDPEAKYYSFEVNPEFAKIATDVIRLAGLSKKIEIIVGKASYTLVDFKERLNKNGSFKALDFIFIDHWKDLYVPDLRELESLNFIAPGTVITADNILTPGAPEYAKYVRLSPEEKKEYNEKNPNPNGDEFLGRWNILYDTDTIKVEYPNGHVDAVEITKCTDYLSG